The Halichoerus grypus chromosome 14, mHalGry1.hap1.1, whole genome shotgun sequence genome contains a region encoding:
- the LOC144380120 gene encoding interferon alpha-1/2-like, whose product MALPFSFLVALVVLSCNSLCSLGCDLPQNHGLFAWRALTLLGQMRRMSASSCDKYTSDFAFPQEVLEGKQLQKAQALSVVHVMNQKIFHLFCIEASSAAWNETLLGEFCSGLSEQLTDLEACPTQEAGVAETPLMKVDSILRNYFQRISHYLQEKQYSPCAWEIVRAEITSSLFSSTMLQERLRSKK is encoded by the coding sequence ATggccctgcccttttccttcttGGTGGCCCTGGTGGTGCTCAGCTGCAactccctctgctctctgggaTGTGACCTGCCTCAGAACCATGGTCTGTTCGCCTGGAGGGCCTTGACGCTCCTGGGACAAATGAGGAGAATGTCTGCTAGCTCTTGTGACAAGTACACAAGTGACTTTGCCTTCCCCCAGGAGGTGCTGGAGGGCAAGCAGTTGCAGAAGGCTCAAGCCCTCTCTGTCGTCCATGTGATGAACCAGAAGATCTTCCACCTCTTCTGCATAGAGGCCTCATCTGCTGCTTGGAACGAGACCCTCCTGGGGGAATTCTGCTCCGGACTTTCTGAGCAGCTGACCGACCTGGAAGCCTGTCCCACGCAGGAGGCTGGGGTGGCAGAGACTCCCCTCATGAAGGTGGACTCCATCCTGAGGAACTACTTCCAAAGAATCTCCCACTATCTGCAAGAGAAGCAATACAGCCCTTGTGCCTGGGAGATTGTCAGAGCAGAAATCACGAGCTCCTTGTTTTCATCAACGATGTTGCAAGAAAGATTAAGGAGCAAGAAGTGA
- the LOC144380119 gene encoding interferon alpha-1/2-like, whose product MALPFSFLVALVVLSCNSLCSLGCDLPQNHGLFAWRTLTLLGQMKRMSASSCDKYTSDFAFPQEVLDGKQLQKAQALSVVHVMNQKIFHLFCTEASSAAWNETLLEEFCSGLSEQLTDLEACPTQEAGVAETPLMKVDSILRNYFQRISLYLREKQYSPCAWEIVRAEITSSLFSSTMLQERLRSKK is encoded by the coding sequence ATggccctgcccttttccttcttGGTGGCCCTGGTGGTGCTCAGCTGCAactccctctgctctctgggaTGTGACCTGCCACAGAACCATGGTCTCTTCGCCTGGAGGACCTTGACGCTCCTGGGACAAATGAAGAGAATGTCTGCTAGCTCTTGTGACAAGTACACAAGTGACTTTGCCTTCCCCCAGGAGGTGCTGGATGGCAAGCAGTTGCAGAAGGCTCAAGCCCTCTCTGTCGTCCATGTGATGAACCAGAAGATCTTCCACCTCTTCTGCACAGAGGCCTCATCTGCTGCTTGGAACGAGACCCTCCTAGAGGAATTCTGCTCCGGACTTTCTGAGCAGCTGACCGACCTGGAAGCCTGTCCCACGCAGGAGGCTGGGGTGGCAGAGACTCCCCTCATGAAGGTGGACTCCATCCTGAGGAACTACTTCCAAAGAATCTCCCTCTATCTGCGAGAGAAGCAATACAGCCCTTGTGCCTGGGAGATTGTCAGAGCAGAAATCACGAGCTCCTTGTTTTCATCAACGATGTTGCAAGAAAGATTAAGGAGCAAGAAGTGA
- the LOC144380142 gene encoding interferon alpha-1/2-like, with translation QGEIAERKAKREVESKGNVSEIENSYVPDLRHTHKGRCSEDPGPRFPDLPTPARPAASADSPKALPFSFLVALVVLSCNSLCSLGCDLPQNHGLFAWRALTLLGQMRRMSASSCDKYTSAFAFPQEVLDGKQLQKAQALSVVHVMNQKIFHLFCTEASSAAWNETLLEEFCSGLSEQLTDLEACPMQEAWLGEPPLMNVDSILRNYFQRISLYLQEKQYSPCAWEIVRAEIMKPLYSSTTLQKRLRSKK, from the coding sequence CAAGGAGAAATtgcagaaaggaaagcaaaaagagaagtagaaagtaaGGGCAATGTTTCAGAAATTGAAAACTCCTATGTCCCCGacttaagacacacacacaagggaagaTGTTCAGAGGACCCAGGGCCACGGTTCCCAGACTTGcccaccccagccaggccagCAGCATCTGCAGATTCCCCAAAggccctgcccttttccttcttGGTGGCCCTGGTGGTGCTCAGTTGCAACTCGCTCTGCTCTCTGGGATGTGACCTGCCGCAGAACCATGGCCTGTTTGCCTGGAGGGCCTTGACGCTCCTGGGACAAATGAGGAGAATGTCTGCTAGCTCTTGTGACAAGTACACAAGTGCCTTTGCCTTCCCCCAGGAGGTGCTTGATGGCAAGCAGTTGCAGAAGGCTCAAGCCCTCTCTGTCGTCCATGTGATGAACCAGAAGATCTTCCACCTCTTCTGCACAGAGGCCTCATCTGCTGCTTGGAACGAGACCCTCCTAGAGGAATTCTGCTCCGGACTTTCTGAGCAGCTGACCGACCTGGAAGCCTGTCCCATGCAGGAGGCGTGGCTGGGAGAGCCTCCCCTCATGAATGTGGACTCCATCCTGAGGAACTACTTCCAAAGAATCTCCCTCTATCTGCAAGAGAAGCAATACAGCCCTTGTGCCTGGGAGATTGTCAGAGCGGAAATCATGAAACCCTTGTATTCATCAACAACCTTGCAAAAAAGATTAAGGAGCAAGAAGTGA
- the LOC144380118 gene encoding interferon alpha-1/2-like, whose translation MALPFSFLVALVVLSCSSLCSLGCDLPQNHGLFAWRALTLLGQMKRMSASSCDKYTSDFAFPQEVLDGKQLQKAQVLSVTHVMNQKIFHLFCTEASSAAWNETLLEEFCSGLSEQLTDLEACPMQEAEGAETPLMNVDSILRNYFQRISLYLREKQYSPCAWEIVRVEIMKPLYSSRTLQKRLRSKK comes from the coding sequence ATggccctgcccttttccttcttGGTGGCCCTGGTGGTGCTCagctgcagctccctctgctctctgggaTGTGACCTGCCTCAGAACCATGGCCTGTTTGCCTGGAGGGCGTTGACGCTCCTGGGACAAATGAAGAGAATGTCTGCTAGCTCTTGTGACAAGTACACAAGTGACTTTGCCTTCCCCCAGGAGGTGCTGGATGGCAAGCAGTTGCAGAAGGCTCAAGTCCTCTCTGTCACCCATGTGATGAACCAGAAGATCTTCCACCTCTTCTGCACAGAGGCCTCATCTGCTGCTTGGAACGAGACCCTCCTAGAGGAATTCTGCTCCGGACTTTCTGAGCAGCTGACCGACCTGGAAGCCTGTCCCATGCAGGAGGCGGAGGGGGCAGAGACTCCCCTCATGAATGTGGACTCCATCTTGAGGAACTACTTCCAAAGAATCTCCCTCTATCTGCGAGAGAAGCAATACAGCCCTTGTGCCTGGGAGATTGTCAGAGTGGAAATCATGAAACCCTTGTATTCATCAAGAACCTTGCAAAAAAGATTAAGGAGCAAGAAGTGA